The genomic stretch CAACATAAGCTTACTATTATTATAATGGGTACACCAAATTACGCTATTATGATTGAGAACAAGGATTTGGCTGATGCTTACCGAAAACAGTTCAATCTTCTCTGGAGGGTTGCAAAGCCATTGGATCGCTAGGTTGTTATTTGTACTTGGGGAGAACGAGTTGCCTGATTGACTAATGTTGTTCCAATGCCCTGACCTATATAAAATGACTGTTGCGAAAAGACCTCACCAAGGACATCAAAGAGCGTACGCTTTTTCTCATAGCGGACGAGTTGGGGAGTTTCCTCGATCGATTCTTCGAGAATAGCGAAGACTTCATCCTGGCCACCCAAGACATCGACTAACCCAAGGTCTTTGGCCTCAACACCTAAAAAGAACTCTCCAGTAGCTATCTCCTTTACGGTGGCTTTATCAAGATTACGGTTGTCTGCTACTTCCTGAATAAAATACGCATGGATACGGTCAATTTTTTGTTGGAGCAATGCACGTTCTGAATCACTAAGGCTTTTCATGGGTGAACCCAGTTCTTTGTATGTCCCGCCAGTCATCTCTTGATAGGTGATGTTATAACGTCTCAAGAATCCCGAGAATTCAAGATACGAAGCAACAACGCCTATACTTCCGGTAATGGACATGCGATTTGCCACAATAACATCGGTTGTTGAGGCAACCCAGTATCCACCAGATGCACCTACCTCACGAATCCAGGCAACGGTTGGCTTGGTTGTTTTTTTTATTGCTGTGCCAATCTCATCACTCGCAACTGCCGAACCTCCAGGAGAGTTGATTTCGAAAAGAATTGCCTTAATCGTAGGATCGTTTTCAGCTTGTTCAATAAAAGCCACGATGTCTGTTGAGGAAGTAACATCATCGCTAAAGAACCCGGAGCTACGTTCAGTTAGAATGATTCCTGTAATCGGAATGACGGCAACATTGCCGCTTCCTCCATAACTCGAGGAGTCTCCTGCAAAAAGAAACGCAATGACTCCAGCGATGAGCATGCTCACGATAAGGACAGCACCGATAATCAGAAGGACAAACAGCCAGCGAAGCCAGCTCTTTTTCTGGGTGCCTTTTTCCTGATCTTTTTTTGTTTGGAGTGCCATAATGCTTGTCAGAGGAAAGACTGCCTTAATAAAACTTGCGATAAATAATCCGAAAACTGATGATATCTGGTACGGTTAATCCTAGCTCTTGTGGTTTTCTCTATCCTTTTGTGGGAGATCTTTTGGCAGATTTGGCCGGGTTAAGCTCTCTGGATCAAGGATGGCTGCTACTTTCTCTTTGTTCAAGAGGTTTTTCTCAACAACCAAGTCTTTCAGTGGGATTCCTGTACGACGAGCTTCTTTGACCAATGCAGCAACAAGGTCATACCCAAGGTAGGGATTAAAGGCCGTACCTACTGCGAGAGAATGCTCGAAGTACCATGCACACTGTTCTTTATTAACGGTAATTCCGATAATGCATTTGTTCGTAAATATGCGAACTGCATTGGTAAGGATTTCAAGTGATTCAAGAAGGGTATTGCCGATTAAGGGCATATGGGTGTTAAGCTCAAGGTTTCCTGCAGTTGCTGCCATGGTTATGGTTACATTATTTCCCATCACTCTGTAGCAGACCATATTCATCGCTTCAGGGATGCTTGGGTTGATCTTTCCCGGCATTATTGAGGATCCTGGTTCAACCGCAGGAAGGGTGATTTCATTAAATCCAGTTGTCGGACCAGAAGCCATTAAGCGTAAATCATTGGCTATTTTGTTGAGATCAATGGCAAGGTTATTCAGTAAGCCAGAGAGCGCAGCAAGATCAGTTAAGAACTGCGTGCTTTCAATACCATCACTGGTTACTTTATATTCTTCGGTTACCTTCTGTTTACTCTGTTCTGGTGATGCATTGAGATAGCGAATAATCGTAGCGCGAAATTCAGGATAGGTGTTAATCCCTGTACCAACGGCATTTCCTCCAATTCCTAATTCGCAGAGAAAGGTTTTGGTCTGTTTCAGTCGTTCGATGTGTTTTTGTATGGCAGTAGCATAGGCGGTAAATTCCTGACCTAAGGTAATGGGAACAGCATCCTGGAGGTGGGTTCGTCCTGCCTTACCTACCCGTACAAAAGCAGATGCTTTTTTCTCCAGTTCTTTTTTGAGTTGTGTTAAGCCATCGAGTAAGTCATTAACCAAATCAAGGGCGGTTATTCGTATAGCTGAAGGAATAACATTATTCGTCGATTGGCCTTTATTGACATCATCATGAGGATGCACGGGACTTTTCAGGCCTTTGTTACTTCCCCTGAGTTCATTGGCACGATTAGCAATAACTTCATTGACATTCATATTCGTGCTTGTCCCTGAACCTGCCTGAAAAATATCTACAGGGAATTGGTCGGCAAATTTTCCTTCGTTGATCTCATGGCATGCCTGCACCATGGCTGTTGTTTTCTCAGCACTCAAGAGACCAAGCTCATGGTTTGCCTGGGCGCATGCTAACTTCAGTTGGACAATAGCCGAGATCAGCTTTGGATGCCACGGTTTGCCACTAATGGGAAAATTCTGGAGAGAACGTTGCGTGTGGAT from Candidatus Woesearchaeota archaeon encodes the following:
- the sppA gene encoding signal peptide peptidase SppA is translated as MALQTKKDQEKGTQKKSWLRWLFVLLIIGAVLIVSMLIAGVIAFLFAGDSSSYGGSGNVAVIPITGIILTERSSGFFSDDVTSSTDIVAFIEQAENDPTIKAILFEINSPGGSAVASDEIGTAIKKTTKPTVAWIREVGASGGYWVASTTDVIVANRMSITGSIGVVASYLEFSGFLRRYNITYQEMTGGTYKELGSPMKSLSDSERALLQQKIDRIHAYFIQEVADNRNLDKATVKEIATGEFFLGVEAKDLGLVDVLGGQDEVFAILEESIEETPQLVRYEKKRTLFDVLGEVFSQQSFYIGQGIGTTLVNQATRSPQVQITT
- a CDS encoding aspartate ammonia-lyase; amino-acid sequence: MTFRTEKDSLGELSVPADAYFGIHTQRSLQNFPISGKPWHPKLISAIVQLKLACAQANHELGLLSAEKTTAMVQACHEINEGKFADQFPVDIFQAGSGTSTNMNVNEVIANRANELRGSNKGLKSPVHPHDDVNKGQSTNNVIPSAIRITALDLVNDLLDGLTQLKKELEKKASAFVRVGKAGRTHLQDAVPITLGQEFTAYATAIQKHIERLKQTKTFLCELGIGGNAVGTGINTYPEFRATIIRYLNASPEQSKQKVTEEYKVTSDGIESTQFLTDLAALSGLLNNLAIDLNKIANDLRLMASGPTTGFNEITLPAVEPGSSIMPGKINPSIPEAMNMVCYRVMGNNVTITMAATAGNLELNTHMPLIGNTLLESLEILTNAVRIFTNKCIIGITVNKEQCAWYFEHSLAVGTAFNPYLGYDLVAALVKEARRTGIPLKDLVVEKNLLNKEKVAAILDPESLTRPNLPKDLPQKDRENHKS